A genomic stretch from Helianthus annuus cultivar XRQ/B chromosome 1, HanXRQr2.0-SUNRISE, whole genome shotgun sequence includes:
- the LOC110919063 gene encoding ATP-dependent DNA helicase pif1-like — protein sequence MPQPDSESIYSADNRLIADELGYDVSAIAIEFHNNLSSLTDEQRLVFDEIIEVVNSNAGGVFFVYGYGGTGKMFLWKTLSASIRCKRDIVLNVVSSGITSLLLPGGRTAHSRFHIPLNLTESSMCFIIPDDDVADLLKKTKLIIWDEAPMNHKHAFEALDRTMKDIFKCEMTFGGKVMVFGGDFRQILLVVPNGSRREIVNASITSLYIWSTCKVLTLTKNMRLTVGANASNIKEIKAFANWLLELGEGKIGDSHDCELVIDIPEDLLIKCSEDPMLDLSDFVYPSLLQLYKDKDYFAERAILAPTNEVVQEINERLLASFPGDEVEYLSSDSICQTDQGKNEAHARLYSPDVLNGLKISGLPNHRLVLKVGVPVMLLRNIDQQNGLCNGTRLRITKLYKRVIEAEIISRGNIGTRTFIPRIRLTPSDKRIPIKFQRRQFPLNVCFAMTINKSQGQSLSRVGLYLKYPVFSHGQLYVALSRVKSRAGVKFLILDKDENVTSKTTNVVYKEVFSGI from the coding sequence ATGCCTCAACCCGACAGTGAGTCAATATATTCAGCAGACAACCGTTTAATTGCTGACGAGCTTGGGTACGATGTAAGCGCTATTGCCATTGAATTTCATAATAATTTAAGCAGCCTAACCGATGAGCAGCGTTTAGTGTTTGATGAGATAATTGAAGTAGTTAATAGTAATGCAGGTGGTGTGTTCTTTGTCTATGGCTACGGAGGGACTGGTAAGATGTTTCTGTGGAAGACATTATCTGCATCCATTAGATGTAAAAGAGATATTGTACTAAATGTTGTATCAAGTGGAATCACATCTCTTTTGTTACCTGGTGGACGTACTGCACATTCAAGGTTTCATATACCTTTAAATTTAACAGAAAGCTCGATGTGTTTTATTATACCGGATGATGACGTTGCTGATTTATTGAAGAAAACGAAATTGATAATTTGGGATGAAGCACCGATGAATCATAAACATGCGTTTGAAGCACTTGACCGAACAATGAAAGATATCTTCAAATGTGAGATGACCTTTGGTGGAAAAGTTATGGTGTTCGGTGGTGACTTTAGACAAATACTTCTGGTTGTACCAAATGGCAGTAGGCGAGAAATCGTTAATGCTTCAATCACATCGTTGTATATTTGGAGTACTTGCAAGGTCCTTACGTTAACAAAAAACATGAGGTTAACTGTAGGAGCCAACGCATCTAATATAAAAGAGATTAAAGCTTTTGCGAATTGGTTGCTTGAGTTGGGCGAGGGAAAGATTGGTGACAGTCATGATTGTGAGCTGGTTATAGATATTCCTGAAGATTTGTTAATCAAGTGCTCTGAGGATCCTATGTTAGATCTGAGCGACTTTGTATATCCTTCACTTCTTCAACTGTACAAAGATAAAGATTATTTTGCTGAAAGAGCTATATTAGCACCAACAAATGAGGTTGTTCAAGAAATTAACGAAAGATTGCTTGCTTCATTTCCCGGCGATGAAGTGGAGTATCTGAGTTCTGATAGTATTTGTCAAACTGATCAAGGAAAGAATGAAGCACATGCGAGACTATATTCTCCCGATGTTCTGAATGGTCTTAAAATTTCTGGTCTGCCTAATCATCGATTAGTCCTTAAAGTTGGTGTACCTGTAATGTTGCTTCGTAATATCGATCAACAAAATGGTTTATGCAACGGTACGAGACTACGGATTACTAAACTTTATAAACGTGTTATAGAGGCTGAGATTATATCCAGAGGAAACATAGGGACCAGAACGTTTATTCCACGAATCAGATTGACACCGTCGGATAAAAGAATTCCTATCAAGTTTCAACGACGACAATTCCCCTTAAATGTATGTTTTGCAATGACTATAAATAAAAGTCAAGGACAATCTCTATCAAGGGTTGGATTGTATTTGAAATATCCAGTTTTCTCACATGGTCAACTTTATGTTGCGTTATCAAGAGTTAAAAGCAGAGCCGGTGTGAAGTTTCTTATACTAGACAAAGATGAGAATGTAACGAGTAAAACAACAAATGTAGTCTACAAGGAAGTTTTTTCCGGCATTTGA